In one window of Fulvia fulva chromosome 5, complete sequence DNA:
- a CDS encoding Caffeine resistance protein 5: protein MPLKDFFRETFVGRMINIISRNRLLRAPTPELPQSDKLGHQLSRQSSLNRSASRSSADEIAEKGAGGHLVDWSSTTDPDNPQNWPLWKKLYSTAVICILTFSIYVGSAIYTVGLEGITEQFQVGHGTATLGLSLFVFGYGIGPMILAPFAEAPPIGRMPVYVITHLIFLFLNFGVVYAKDIGMLLAFRFLTGFFGSPVLATGGASLGDVWSPKKVSYAIGIWGNFAICGPVLGPLAAGFAVQAKGWKWSIWELIWLNAFTAVLLVFTLVETSSDNILFRRATKIRKMTGDKEFKTAAEIEAERMPVKEIVISSLYRPFMLCFTEPILMAQNLYLGLIYALLYCWFEAFPLVFNGIYHFNLGELGLSYIGLLVGAVIFTIPYFYWIRKKIEPNTNEDGTIAPEKRLPAAIVGSLFLPICLFWVGWSARSSVHWIMPISGSAFFTIGAGTLFNALLSYQSDAYPKVVGSVLAGNDFARAMFGCSLLGFLSIAFIPIPIAIYYYGERSRKSSKYARHDI from the exons ATGCCACTAAAAGACTTCTTCCGCGAGACCTTCGTCGGACGGATGATCAACATAATATCTAGGAACAGGTTACTAAGGGCACCGACACCAGAGCTTCCCCAGAGTGACAAACTTGGACATCAGCTCAGCCGACAAAGCTCCCTCAATCGCTCAGCCAGTCGATCAAGCGCGGACGAAATCGCAGAAAAAGGAGCGGGCGGTCACCTCGTAGACTGGAGCAGCACAACAGACCCAGACAACCCGCAGAATTGGCCACTGTGGAAGAAACTCTACTCGACCGCAGTGATATGCATCCTCACTTTCTCCATCTACGTCGGCTCGGCTATCTATACCGTTGGCTTGGAAGGCATTACTGAGCAGTTCCAAGTGGGCCATGGCACAGCCACGCTGGGCCTCTCTCTCTTCGTCTTTGGCTACGGCATCGGTCCCATGATTCTGGCTCCATTTGCTGAGGCACCACCGATAGGCCGTATGCCGGTCTATGTCATCACGCACCTCATCTTCCTATTCCTGAACTTCGGCGTGGTGTATGCCAAAGACATCGGAATGCTGCTGGCCTTTCGGTTCCTGACTGGATTTTTCGGATCACCCGTCCTCGCGACCGGCGGTGCATCGCTTGGTGATGTCTGGTCACCCAAGAAAGTCTCCTACGCCATCGGCATCTGGGGCAATTTCGCCATTTGCGGGCCAGTTCTTGGTCCACTTGCAGCTGGTTTTGCAGTTCAGGCAAAGGGATGGAAGTGGTCTATCTGGGAACTCATTTGGCTGAACGCCTTCACCGCAGTTCTACTCGTCTTTACACTCGTCGAGACAAGCTCAGACAACATTCTCTTCCGCCGAGCGACCAAGATTCGCAAGATGACCGGGGACAAAGAGTTCAAGACTGCCGCTGAAATCGAAGCTGAAAGGATGCCGGTCAAGGAGATCGTCATATCATCCCTCTATCGCCCTTTTATGCTCTGCTTCACCGAGCCCATCCTCATGGCCCAGAACCTTTATCTCGGCCTAATCTACGCACTGCTATACTGCTGGTTCGAGGCATTCCCACTCGTCTTCAACGGAATCTACCATTTCAACCTCGGCGAGCTGGGTCTCTCGTACATTGGCCTCTTGGTCGGAGCTGTGATCTTTACAATACCATACTTCTACTGGATCCGCAAGAAGATCGAACCAAACACCAACGAAGACGGCACAATAGCACCAGAGAAACGTCTTCCAGCTGCGATTGTCGGCAGTCTCTTCTTGCCCATCTGCCTGTTCTGGGTTGGATGGTCTGCACGCTCGTCGGTCCACTGGATCATGCCGATTAGCGGGAGTGCTTTCTTCACCATTGGAGCTGGAACGCTCTTCAATGCTCTACTTTCGTATCAGAGCGATGCGTATCCCAAGGTTGTCGGATCTGTCCTTGCCGGTAACGACTTTGCGCGAGCAATGTTTG GTTGCTCGCTGCTTGGATTCTTGTCGATTGCCTTTATTCCGATTCCGATTGCCATCTACTATTATGGAGAGAGGTCGAGGAAGAGCAGCAAGTATGCAAGACATGACATATAG
- a CDS encoding Epsin-1 — protein MSSVLRSVKNVTKGYSSVQVKVRNATSNDPWGPTGTDMADIAKITYNSSTDFYEVMDMLDKRLNDKGKNWRHVLKSLKVLDYCLHEGSELVVTWARKNIYIIKTLREFMHTDEDGRDVGASIRASAKELTSLILDEERLRAERQNRGSWKSRVTGLEDFGLGGEPNQEQRRHQQRRNQRPDDDDDLEFRLALEASKNEADEAAKRQKPQNGEADDDLAKAIKLSQEEEELRKRQLQDQEQGDLLFDDTPAQQPQPTGFNQGYQQQAAVDWFGNPVQGQPTGYYDNAYSQPTGLQPQQTAFQNGYGYQQPQQTGYDQMQQPQQQFLQPQQTYNPWAHQMALDQQNQNQQQALQQQQTAQAGSNNPFGGFGQSQGTIGVQATGSNNPFAQQAPRAQTASPFGGKPTLDTLREQHATNQFTQSRPNPIQNFTSPVQQQPVQPQQTQQQQPPQDPYQAKLNALLASGEGQDTFGNTGDLRIPSQHTAPGTFVNSAGAGSMGRLEAAKTGNNPFYSQAPQQYPAQTGPAGGFGGNNPFGARPPQQQNNQGSLIDL, from the exons ATGTCGAGCGTCTTACGTTCGGTGAAGAATGTCACCAAAGGATACTCTTCCGTCCAGGTGAAAGTGCGCAATG CGACCAGCAATGACCCATGGGGTCCCACGGGGACGGACATGGCTGACATTGCCAAAATCACATACAACAGCTCCACAGATTTCTACGAGGTCATGGACATGCTCGACAAGCGACTCAACGACAAGGGCAAGAACTGGCGACATGTGCTGAAGAGTCTGAAGGTCCTGGACTACTGTCTGCACGAAGGCTCAGAGTTGGTCGTGACTTGGGCTAGGAAGAACATTTACATCATCAAGACCCTGCGCGAGTTTATGCACACCGACGAGGACGGCAGAGATGTTGGCGCAAGCA TCCGAGCATCCGCCAAGGAGCTTACTTCTTTGATTCTTGACGAAGAACGATTGCGCGCCGAGCGGCAAAACCGTGGATCATGGAAGTCGCGCGTCACCGGACTGGAGGACTTCGGCTTGGGAGGAGAACCTAACCAAGAGCAGCGCCGACACCAGCAGCGAAGGAACCAACGACCGGACGATGATGACGATCTCGAGTTCAGATTGGCCCTTGAGGCTTCGAAGAACGAGGCCGACGAGGCAGCGAAGAGGCAGAAGCCACAGAATGGTGAGGCTGACGACGATCTCGCCAAGGCCATCAAGTTGAGTCAGGAAGAGGAAGAGCTCCGGAAGAGGCAGCTGCAGGATCAAGAGCAAGGCGATCTACTGTTCGACGACACACCTGCGCAACAGCCACAGCCCACGGGCTTCAACCAAGGCTACCAGCAGCAGGCCGCCGTGGACTGGTTCGGCAATCCTGTGCAGGGACAGCCGACTGGCTACTACGATAACGCGTACAGCCAGCCGACTGGCCTGCAGCCGCAGCAGACCGCATTTCAGAATGGCTACGGATATCAGCAACCCCAGCAGACGGGATACGATCAGATGCAGCAACCGCAACAGCAATTCTTGCAACCACAACAGACATACAACCCATGGGCCCACCAGATGGCTCTGGATCAGCAGAACCAAAACCAGCAACAAGCACTTCAGCAGCAACAAACTGCACAAGCTGGATCCAACAACCCATTTGGTGGCTTTGGACAGTCACAAGGCACTATTGGCGTGCAGGCGACTGGCTCGAACAACCCCTTTGCCCAACAGGCTCCACGTGCACAGACAGCATCGCCATTTGGAGGCAAGCCTACACTCGATACACTGCGAGAACAGCACGCAACAAACCAGTTCACACAATCTCGACCCAACCCAATACAAAACTTTACCTCGCCTGTGCAACAGCAACCGGTACAGCCCCAGCAGACACAGCAACAACAACCTCCTCAAGACCCTTACCAAGCGAAGCTCAACGCTCTTTTGGCAAGCGGCGAAGGGCAAGATACCTTCGGAAATACTGGCGATCTTCGTATACCCTCTCAGCACACTGCCCCTGGCACTTTTGTCAACTCTGCGGGAGCTGGCAGCATGGGCCGATTGGAAGCTGCAAAGACTGGCAACAACCCCTTTTACTCTCAAGCACCACAACAGTATCCTGCTCAGACTGGACCAGCTGGTGGCTTTGGTGGGAACAACCCGTTCGGCGCTAGACCACCGCAGCAGCAGAATAATCAGGGCAGCTTGATCGATTTATAG
- a CDS encoding 60S ribosomal protein L8-B, producing MPPKTGGKKAAPAPFPAGKAGAAGGSKKQAKNPLIERRPKNFGIGQDIQPRRDLSRMVKWPEYVRLQRQRKILNLRLKVPPAIAQFNNTLDRNTAAQTFKFLNKYRPEAKAEKKERLHKEATAVADGKKKEDVSKKPYTVKYGLNHVVALIEAKKTQLVLIPNDVDPIELVIFLPALCRKMGVPYAIVKGKARLGTVVHKKTAAALAITEVRAEDKNELSKLVQTIKEGYMDKNEEAKRHWGGGIMGAKSQAKTRKAAERAEREIKI from the exons ATG CCTCCAAAGACCGGTGGAAAGAAGGCCGCTCCGGCTCCATTCCCAGCTGGCAAGGCCGGCGCTGCGGGTGGTAGCAAGAAGCAGGCAAAG AACCCTCTCATCGAGCGCCGTCCAAAGAACTTCGGCATTGGCCAGGACATCCAGCCACGCCGCGATCTCTCGCGCATGGTCAAGTGGCCAGAGTACGTCCGTCTCCAGCGCCAGCGCAAGATCTTGAACCTCCGTCTCAAGGTCCCACCGGCTATTGCCCAGTTCAACAACACCCTCGACCGCAACACCGCCGCCCAGACTTTCAAGTTCCTCAACAAGTACCGACCTGAAGCCAAGGCCGAGAAGAAGGAGCGCCTGCACAAGGAGGCCACCGCTGTCGCTGACGgcaagaagaaggaggacgTGAGCAAGAAGCCATACACTGTCAAGTACGGTCTCAACCACGTCGTTGCTCTCATCGAGGCCAAGAAGACCCAGCTCGTCCTCATCCCCAACGATGTCGACCCAATCGAGCTCGTCATCTTTCTTCCCGCACTCTGCCGCAAGATGGGTGTCCCATACGCGATTGTAAAGGGCAAGGCCCGTCTCGGCACGGTCGTCCACAAGAAG ACCGCCGCTGCCCTCGCCATCACCGAGGTTCGCGCAGAGGACAAGAACGAGCTGTCCAAGCTCGTCCAGACCATCAAGGAGGGCTACATGGACAAGAACGAGGAGGCCAAGCGCCACTGGGGTGGAGGCATCATGGGCGCCAAGTCCCAGGCAAAGACCCGCAAGGCTGCTGAGCGCGCCGAGCGTGAAATCAAGATCTAA
- a CDS encoding Opioid growth factor receptor, with protein sequence MRRLLASTLFLARQPVFSTPLRQTAPPPSTTLSPQPTVQHASYTSSTGVRHSSMAAGEDKPKPFIVRFYGVEAAKDGEGRSLEDILRFEDNELEYHHDYIQVLFPLPEPSPINPDAPIIKKGTRTAFVENEELRKQLFRAFNHMANFYAFNVKGDAAAPVLEPKPDFRKLAQNTWLTRMDHNHLRITRIIRCLRVLGLEATAQAFHQALQDNAEGVSSRSLMYWERAATRSLHLPPSEDNENACGVAWLKPAED encoded by the exons ATGCGCCGCTTGCTAGCATCAACGCTGTTCTTAGCGCGACAGCCAGTCTTTTCTACACCACTTCGACAAACAGCTCCGCCACCATCAACGACCCTATCACCACAGCCCACAGTCCAACACGCATCTTACACTTCAAGTACAGGTGTCCGACACTCGTCCATGGCTGCCGGAGAAGACAAGCCGAAGCCGTTCATTGTCCGCTTCTATGGCGTGGAAGCCGCGAAGGACGGGGAAGGCCGCAGCCTCGAAGACATCCTGCGCTTTGAAGACAACGAGCTCGAGTACCATCACGACTACATCCAAGTGCTCTTCCCGCTCCCAGAGCCATCTCCAATCAACCCAG ACGCACCGATCATCAAAAAGGGCACACGAACTGCTTTTGTGGAGAATGAAGAGCTTCGCAAGCAGCTATTTCGTGCCTTCAATCACATGGCCAACTTCTACGCTTTCAATGTGAAAGGAGACGCAGCAGCTCCCGTCCTCGAGCCCAAGCCTGACTTTCGGAAACTTGCACAGAACACCTGGTTGACCCGCATGGATCACAACCACCTCCGCATCACCCGCATTATTCGTTGCCTTCGTGTCTTGGGCCTCGAAGCGACTGCTCAGGCGTTCCACCAAGCCCTCCAAGACAACGCCGAGGGCGTCAGCTCTCGCAGTCTGATGTACTGGGAGCGCGCTGCTACTCGATCTCTGCACCTGCCACCAAGCGAGGACAACGAAAATGCTTGCGGCGTGGCGTGGCTCAAGCCTGCAGAGGACTGA